One part of the Aspergillus luchuensis IFO 4308 DNA, chromosome 5, nearly complete sequence genome encodes these proteins:
- the ATG3 gene encoding ATG3/ATG10 family protein (BUSCO:EOG09263WZ2;~COG:U;~EggNog:ENOG410PIIC;~InterPro:IPR007135;~PFAM:PF03987) → MNILHSTLSTWRDRLAPVSRTSTFRTTGQITPEEFVLAGDYLVYKFPSWSWADAATPAKRVSYLPPGKQFLVTRGVPCHRRLNDNFAGDAGHEDEIVRGMLAGEGDNDDDGWLRTGGGDNAASSSSSARIGDVRTVDEAGNMGEVEEPEEDEIPDMEDEDDDEEAIIREPVTGTTQPTRTYNLYITYANFYRTPRLYLSGYLSASEPLPPQLMMEDIVGDYKDKTVTLEDFPWFEGSVKMATVHPCRHASVMKTLLDRADAALKIRRDKLKAAASAHAEPDAKVAAGAGGLEGLVDDVKGLSVSEGHGGQGQAGSGGDEWEMLQHDEEDQVAIRVDQYLVVFLKFIASVTPGIEHDFTMGV, encoded by the exons ATGAACATCCTCcactccaccctctccacctgGCGAGACCGTCTCGCCCCCGTCTCCCGCACCTCAACCTTCCGAACAACCGGCCAGATCACCCCCGAAGAGTTCGTCCTCGCAGGCGACTACCTTGTCTACAAGTTCCCCTCCTGGTCCTGGGCCGATGCCGCGACCCCCGCAAAGCGTGTCTCCTACCTTCCGCCCGGAAAGCAGTTCCTGGTCACCCGCGGCGTGCCATGTCACCGACGGCTAAACGACAACTTCGCCGGGGACGCAGGCCACGAAGACGAGATCGTCCGTGGCATGCTAGCGGGTGAGGGGGacaacgatgacgatggttgGTTGCGGACGGGAGGCGGCGATAACGCagcatcgtcgtcatcatctgctCGGATCGGCGATGTACGGACGGTCGACGAGGCCGGGAATATGGGCGAGGTAGAGGAaccagaggaggatgagattccggatatggaagatgaggatgatgatgaagaggcgaTTATTCGGGAACCGGTGACGGGGACGACGCA ACCAACCCGCACCTACAACCTCTACATAACCTACGCCAACTTCTACCGCACCCCGCGCCTCTACCTCTCCGGCTACCTCTCCGCATCTGAACCCCTCCCGCCCCAACTAATGATGGAAGACATAGTCGGCGACTACAAAGACAAAACCGTCACCCTCGAAGACTTCCCCTGGTTCGAAGGCAGCGTAAAGATGGCGACCGTGCATCCATGCCGGCACGCCTCCGTGATGAAAACCCTCCTGGATCGCGCCGACGCAGCGCTCAAGATCCGTCGCGATAAGCTCAAGGCCGCGGCCTCGGCGCACGCAGAGCCTGATGCGAAGGTCGCTGCCGGAGCGGGCGGGTTGGAAGGGTTAGTAGATGATGTTAAGGGATTGTCGGTGAGTGAGGGACATGGCGGCCAGGGGCAAGcaggtagtggtggtgatgagtgGGAGATGCTGCAgcatgatgaggaggatcagGTTGCCATCCGCGTGGATCAGTATCTGGTTGTGTTTTTGAAGTTTATCGCTAGTGTTACGCCGGGGATTGAGCATGATTTTACCATGGGGGTCTAG
- a CDS encoding putative cell wall protein (COG:S;~EggNog:ENOG410PTZQ;~SECRETED:SignalP(1-22)), whose product MYNLKSLPALLCLVLAVAPVLSAPVAAGDGAVVRRQSHHFNTNTQSGSNMGFSIPDGPSYNSGQYASNAYREDRGGDMDDNGGSSESSNTNAGNSMNIGIPGGPSVNLGNYFSNNYEESEEPRPKPSTTSTTTIPESTTAPPPPPVNPPIETSVPAPPAPPTTTTTTIQPPPPPPTTTAPPAPPTTTAPPAPPTITPPAAPPTTAPPAPPAPSTPSEPAPPVETEEPEEPVQACPAPEPELQPEPEQQSPEPPAEHGPSPEPESSPAPEPTPAPQPNPPPSPQPEPQPQPQPQPQPDHEPASEPRIIPTPSPAAPALPAYTCQCPA is encoded by the exons ATGTACAACCTCAAGAGCCTTCCGGCACTGCTATGCCTCGTGCTGGCTGTCGCTCCCGTCCTGTCTGCACCTGTCGCTGCTGGA GATGGAGCCGTTGTGCGAAGACAGAGCCACCACTTCAATACCAACACCCAGTCCGGTTCTAACATGGGCTTCTCTATCCCTGATGGCCCATCCTACAACTCTGGCCAGTACGCCTCGAACGCATATCGCGAAGACCGTGGGGGCGACATGGATGACAATGGGGGCTCAAGTGAGTCCAGCAACACCAACGCAGGGAACTCGATGAATATCGGCATCCCGGGTGGTCCCAGCGTCAACTTGGGCAACTACTTCAGTAACAACTATGAAGAATCTGAAGAGCCACGGCCAAAGCCCTCGACTActtccactaccaccatcccagAGTCCACAACggcccctccacctccaccagtCAACCCTCCTATTGAGACTTCTGTTCCTGCCCCTCCTGCCCCTcctactacaactaccaccactatccaaccccctcctcctccccctacaACCACTGCTCCCCCGGCTCCTCCTACAACTActgctcctcctgctcctccaacCATTACTCCACCAGCTGCTCCCCCTACCActgctcctccagcaccCCCAGCTCCGTCTACCCCCTCCGAGCCGGCTCCTCCTGTTGAGACCGAAGAACCTGAGGAGCCAGTGCAAGCATGCCCAGCACCGGAGCCTGAGCTacagcctgagcctgagcagCAGTCTCCTGAGCCTCCAGCTGAACATGGACCTTCCCCTGAACCGGAGTCATCTCCTGCCCCCGAGCCTACCCCTGCACCTCAGCCCAACCCTCCACCAAGCCCTCAACCAGagccccaaccccaacctcaGCCCCAGCCCCAACCTGACCACGAGCCTGCATCCGAGCCCAGGATCATACCCACTCCTTCCCCAGCTGCTCCAGCATTGCCTGCATACACCTGTCAATGCCCTGCGTGA